In the Sphingomonas sp. LM7 genome, one interval contains:
- the hutH gene encoding histidine ammonia-lyase: MTVTLDAGAVPLGTWRAIYRGADVRLDSACRPAVQRAADTIARIAAGDHAVYGVNTGFGLLASIRIAPADLDTLQRNLVLSHAAGVGDAMPRPVLRLMMALKLASLARGASGVRPETIDLLEAMLARDLLPVVPAQGSVGASGDLAPLAHMTATMIGTGEIDTPTGRLPAEQALREAGLTPLTLGPKEGLALLNGTQFSCAYALAGLFEAEALFAAALAAGALSTEAAKGSDTPFDPRIHELRGHRGQIEVAAMLRAMMEGSPLRASHRDDDKRVQDPYCLRCQPQVMGAVLDLLRQAATTLGIEANSVSDNPLVFADTDEVLSGGNFHAEPVAFAADMIAMALCEIGSLSERRLAMLVDPALSGLPAFLTPRPGLNSGFMIPQVTAAALVSENKQRAYPASVDSIPTSANQEDHVSMAAHGARRLMAMADNVGHVIAIELLAAAQGYDFHAPVKSSDAIDALHREVRAAVPHLEEDRYFHPDIAAAAQIVRAGRLRDIARAHAIPVPSVAHD, from the coding sequence ATGACCGTCACGCTCGACGCCGGCGCAGTCCCGCTCGGCACCTGGCGGGCGATCTATCGCGGCGCCGACGTCCGCCTCGACTCCGCCTGCAGACCGGCAGTCCAGCGCGCCGCCGACACGATCGCGCGGATCGCCGCGGGCGACCATGCGGTGTACGGCGTCAATACCGGCTTCGGGCTGCTGGCCAGCATCCGCATCGCACCCGCCGATCTCGACACGCTCCAGCGCAACCTCGTCCTGTCGCACGCCGCCGGCGTCGGTGACGCGATGCCCCGCCCCGTCCTCCGCCTGATGATGGCGTTGAAGCTGGCCAGCCTCGCCCGCGGTGCCTCGGGCGTCCGACCCGAAACGATCGACTTGCTCGAAGCGATGCTCGCTCGCGACTTGCTCCCCGTCGTCCCTGCGCAAGGCTCGGTCGGCGCCTCGGGCGACCTCGCACCCCTCGCGCACATGACCGCCACGATGATCGGCACCGGCGAGATAGACACCCCCACCGGCCGTCTCCCCGCCGAACAGGCATTGCGAGAAGCCGGCCTGACCCCGCTCACGCTCGGTCCCAAGGAAGGGCTTGCGCTGCTCAACGGCACGCAATTCTCCTGCGCCTACGCGCTAGCCGGCCTGTTCGAGGCCGAGGCACTGTTCGCCGCTGCGCTTGCCGCCGGCGCGCTCTCGACTGAAGCGGCCAAGGGCTCCGACACCCCCTTCGACCCGCGCATCCACGAACTGCGCGGCCATCGCGGCCAGATCGAAGTCGCCGCGATGCTCCGCGCAATGATGGAGGGCTCGCCGCTCCGCGCATCGCACCGCGACGACGATAAGCGCGTGCAGGATCCATATTGCCTGCGCTGCCAGCCCCAGGTGATGGGCGCCGTGCTTGATCTGCTCCGCCAGGCCGCAACAACGCTCGGCATCGAAGCCAACAGCGTTTCGGACAATCCGTTGGTGTTCGCCGACACCGACGAAGTGCTCTCCGGCGGCAATTTCCACGCCGAGCCCGTCGCCTTCGCCGCCGACATGATCGCGATGGCGCTATGCGAGATCGGTTCGCTCTCCGAGCGCAGGCTGGCGATGCTGGTCGATCCCGCGCTGTCCGGCCTGCCGGCCTTCCTCACGCCGCGCCCCGGACTCAATTCGGGCTTCATGATCCCCCAGGTCACCGCGGCCGCCCTCGTCTCCGAAAACAAGCAACGCGCCTATCCGGCCAGCGTCGATTCGATCCCTACTTCGGCCAATCAGGAAGACCATGTCTCGATGGCAGCGCACGGCGCCCGCCGGTTGATGGCGATGGCCGACAATGTCGGGCACGTCATCGCGATCGAACTGCTCGCCGCCGCGCAGGGCTATGACTTCCACGCTCCCGTGAAGAGCAGCGACGCGATCGACGCCCTGCACCGCGAAGTCCGCGCCGCAGTCCCGCATCTGGAGGAGGATCGCTACTTCCATCCCGACATCGCCGCCGCCGCGCAGATCGTCCGCGCCGGCCGCCTGCGCGACATCGCCCGAGCGCATGCCATCCCGGTCCCGTCGGTGGCGCATGACTGA
- the hutG gene encoding N-formylglutamate deformylase: MTDPDWLIVRRGGAPLVLGMPHTGTDIPADLAPRFVSLWRARKDADWWIDRLYAFAADMDATIVRTTLSRSVIDVNRDPSGASLYPGQTTTELCPTTTFDGEPLYLPGQEPGEAEIAERRDRWLTPYHTALTAELARLRDQHGRVVLYDCHSIRSHVPRLFEGELPQFNIGTNNGATCDSVLERAVEHACAATGLSLVLNGRFRGGYTTRHHGGPEAGIHAIQMELACRGYLDEPTSPDETNWPTPWHPARAAPLAAHLRDILTACLDWKTA; the protein is encoded by the coding sequence ATGACTGATCCCGACTGGCTGATCGTCCGCCGCGGCGGTGCGCCGCTGGTGCTCGGCATGCCGCATACCGGCACCGATATTCCCGCCGACCTCGCCCCGCGCTTCGTCTCGCTGTGGCGCGCGCGGAAAGACGCCGACTGGTGGATCGACCGGCTCTATGCCTTCGCCGCCGACATGGATGCGACGATCGTCCGCACCACGCTCTCTCGCAGCGTCATCGACGTGAACCGCGATCCCAGCGGCGCCTCCCTCTACCCTGGCCAGACCACCACCGAGCTCTGCCCGACCACGACCTTCGATGGCGAGCCGCTCTATCTTCCCGGTCAGGAACCGGGCGAGGCCGAGATCGCCGAGCGCCGCGACCGCTGGCTGACGCCCTACCACACCGCCCTCACCGCCGAGCTGGCCCGCCTCCGCGACCAACATGGCCGCGTGGTGCTCTACGATTGCCACTCGATCCGCAGCCACGTCCCCCGCCTGTTCGAGGGCGAGCTTCCCCAGTTCAACATCGGCACCAATAACGGCGCGACCTGCGACTCCGTGCTCGAACGCGCCGTCGAGCATGCCTGTGCCGCTACCGGCCTGTCGCTGGTCCTCAACGGCCGGTTCCGCGGCGGCTACACCACCCGCCACCACGGCGGCCCCGAAGCCGGCATCCACGCTATCCAGATGGAACTCGCCTGCCGCGGTTACCTCGACGAGCCCACCTCACCCGACGAGACCAACTGGCCGACGCCCTGGCATCCCGCCCGCGCCGCGCCGCTCGCCGCGCACCTCCGCGACATCCTCACCGCCTGCCTCGACTGGAAGACCGCATGA
- the hutU gene encoding urocanate hydratase, whose amino-acid sequence MTTRRDNSRSIRAAHGTELSAKSWLTEAPLRMLMNNLDPDVAEKPEELIVYGGIGRAARDWESYDAIVASLRRLEADQTLLVQSGKPVGIFRTHADAPRVLLANSNLVPHWANWAHFNELDRNGLAMYGQMTAGSWIYIGSQGIVQGTYETFAEMGRQHFGGSLAGRWILTAGLGGMGGAQPLAATMAGASCIAVECQPSRIEMRLRTGYLDAQAATIDEALAIVEQSHKAGKAISVGLLGNAADVYPEMVRRGIRPDAVTDQTSAHDPRNGYLPLGWTLDQWERARTDDPEGLDKAARASMAIHVRAMLDFHAQGIPTVDYGNNIRQMAFEEGVADAFDFPGFVPAYIRPLFCRGVGPFRWVALSGDPEDIWKTDAKVKELLPDNAHLHNWLEMAAKRIHFQGLPARICWVGLGDRHRLGLAFNEMVASGELKAPIVIGRDHLDSGSVASPNRETEKMRDGSDAVSDWPLLNAMLNTASGATWVSLHHGGGVGMGFSQHSGMVIVADGTPDAARRIERVLWNDPATGVMRHADAGYDLALDCARQQGLDLPGILG is encoded by the coding sequence ATGACCACTCGCCGCGACAACAGCCGCAGCATCCGCGCCGCGCACGGCACAGAACTCAGCGCGAAGAGCTGGCTCACTGAAGCCCCGCTGCGCATGCTGATGAACAATCTCGACCCCGACGTCGCCGAGAAGCCCGAGGAGCTGATCGTCTATGGCGGCATTGGCCGCGCCGCGCGCGACTGGGAGAGCTACGACGCGATCGTCGCCAGCCTCCGCCGGCTCGAGGCGGACCAGACCCTGCTCGTCCAGTCCGGCAAGCCCGTCGGCATCTTCCGCACCCATGCCGACGCCCCGCGAGTCCTGCTCGCCAATTCCAACCTCGTGCCACACTGGGCGAACTGGGCGCACTTCAACGAGCTCGATCGCAATGGCCTCGCCATGTACGGCCAGATGACCGCCGGCAGCTGGATCTACATCGGATCGCAGGGCATCGTTCAGGGCACCTACGAGACCTTCGCCGAGATGGGCCGCCAGCATTTCGGCGGTAGCCTCGCGGGGCGCTGGATCCTCACCGCGGGCCTTGGCGGGATGGGTGGCGCGCAGCCGCTCGCGGCGACGATGGCCGGCGCATCGTGCATCGCAGTCGAATGCCAGCCTTCGCGGATCGAGATGCGCCTGCGCACTGGATATCTCGATGCCCAGGCCGCCACGATCGACGAAGCCCTCGCCATCGTCGAGCAATCGCACAAGGCGGGCAAGGCGATCTCGGTCGGCCTGCTCGGCAATGCCGCGGACGTCTATCCCGAGATGGTCCGCCGCGGCATCCGCCCGGATGCGGTCACCGACCAGACTTCGGCGCACGATCCGCGCAACGGCTATCTCCCGCTCGGCTGGACCCTCGACCAATGGGAGCGAGCCCGCACGGACGATCCCGAAGGCCTCGACAAGGCCGCCCGCGCCTCGATGGCGATCCATGTCCGCGCGATGCTCGACTTCCACGCCCAGGGCATCCCCACCGTCGATTACGGCAACAACATCCGCCAGATGGCGTTCGAGGAAGGCGTCGCCGACGCGTTCGACTTCCCTGGCTTCGTTCCGGCGTATATCCGCCCGCTCTTCTGCCGCGGGGTCGGGCCGTTCCGCTGGGTGGCGCTGTCGGGCGATCCGGAGGACATCTGGAAGACCGACGCCAAGGTCAAGGAACTGCTCCCCGACAACGCCCATCTCCACAATTGGCTCGAGATGGCAGCCAAGCGGATCCACTTCCAGGGCCTGCCCGCACGGATCTGCTGGGTCGGCCTAGGCGACCGCCACCGCCTTGGCCTCGCCTTCAACGAAATGGTCGCCAGCGGTGAACTCAAGGCGCCGATCGTTATCGGCCGCGACCATCTCGATTCGGGCTCGGTCGCCTCGCCCAACCGCGAGACCGAGAAGATGCGCGACGGCTCCGACGCAGTCTCGGACTGGCCCCTGCTCAACGCCATGCTCAACACCGCCAGCGGCGCGACCTGGGTCTCGCTCCATCACGGCGGCGGCGTCGGCATGGGCTTTTCGCAACATTCGGGCATGGTCATCGTCGCCGACGGCACCCCCGACGCCGCCCGCCGAATCGAGCGCGTCCTGTGGAACGACCCCGCCACTGGCGTAATGCGCCACGCCGATGCAGGCTACGACCTCGCGCTGGATTGCGCCCGCCAACAGGGACTGGATCTGCCGGGCATCCTCGGCTGA
- the hutI gene encoding imidazolonepropionase, translated as MRVEQIWSNARLATLRSDLPGIGVVEDGLIAASGADIVYAGPRSDAPAFEPGIAHDCAGRWITPGLIDCHTHLVHAGNRAREFELRLEGASYEEIARAGGGIVSTMQATRAASRDELVAQALPRLDAMLAEGVTTIEIKSGYGLSLAHETKMLEAARALGKARGVSVATTFLGAHALPPEFAGDPDGYVDAVCDGMIPAIAGLADALDAFCEGIGFTPAQVRRVFEAAAAHGLPVKLHAEQLSNLNGAALAAEFGALSADHLEHLDQSGIDAMARAGTVAVLLPGAFYFTRETRLPPIEALRRAGVPIAVATDCNPGTSPLTSPLLAMNMAATLFRLTVNECIAGMTREAARALGRLGRVGTLEPGKRCDLAIWEIEAPAELVYRIGFNALHARIWKGQP; from the coding sequence GTGCGCGTCGAGCAGATCTGGAGCAATGCCAGACTGGCTACGCTGCGCAGTGACCTTCCCGGCATCGGCGTGGTTGAGGACGGCCTGATCGCAGCAAGCGGTGCCGACATCGTCTATGCCGGCCCGCGCAGCGACGCCCCGGCGTTCGAACCCGGGATCGCGCATGATTGCGCGGGCCGCTGGATCACCCCCGGGCTGATCGATTGCCACACCCACCTCGTCCATGCCGGCAATCGCGCCCGCGAATTCGAACTGCGCCTCGAAGGCGCTAGCTATGAAGAAATCGCCCGCGCCGGCGGCGGCATCGTCTCGACGATGCAGGCCACTCGCGCCGCCAGCCGCGACGAATTGGTCGCCCAGGCCCTGCCCCGCCTCGACGCGATGCTCGCCGAGGGCGTCACCACGATCGAAATCAAGTCGGGATACGGCCTGTCGCTGGCCCACGAGACCAAAATGCTCGAAGCCGCCCGGGCGCTTGGCAAGGCGCGCGGGGTCAGCGTTGCAACCACCTTCCTCGGCGCCCACGCGCTGCCCCCCGAATTCGCCGGCGATCCCGACGGCTATGTCGATGCAGTGTGCGACGGCATGATCCCCGCCATCGCCGGACTCGCCGACGCACTCGATGCGTTTTGCGAAGGCATCGGCTTCACCCCCGCGCAAGTCCGCCGCGTCTTTGAAGCCGCCGCCGCGCACGGCCTGCCGGTCAAGCTCCACGCCGAGCAGCTCTCCAACCTGAACGGTGCCGCGCTCGCCGCCGAGTTCGGCGCGCTCTCCGCCGATCATCTCGAACATCTCGACCAGTCCGGCATCGACGCCATGGCCCGCGCCGGCACCGTCGCGGTGCTCCTCCCGGGCGCCTTCTATTTCACCCGCGAGACTCGCCTGCCGCCGATCGAAGCATTGCGCCGCGCCGGCGTGCCGATCGCGGTGGCGACCGACTGCAATCCGGGCACCTCGCCGCTCACGTCGCCGCTGCTCGCGATGAACATGGCCGCCACGCTCTTCCGCCTCACCGTCAACGAATGCATCGCGGGCATGACTCGCGAGGCGGCACGCGCGCTCGGCCGGCTCGGTCGCGTCGGCACACTCGAGCCCGGCAAGCGCTGCGACTTGGCGATCTGGGAAATCGAGGCCCCCGCCGAGCTAGTCTACCGCATCGGGTTCAACGCGCTTCATGCCCGTATCTGGAAAGGCCAGCCATGA